A genomic region of Pirellulales bacterium contains the following coding sequences:
- a CDS encoding Gfo/Idh/MocA family oxidoreductase, which produces MAKPLRIGMIGYGFMGRAHSNAYRQVSKFFQLERQPVLAACCARNEQKIKDFAANWGYESYETDWRKLVARKDIDLIDIGSPNNTHLEIALAAAAAGKMILCEKPLAMNVAEAEQMVAAIEKAGLPNMVWFNYRRVPAISLARQLVDEDRIGRPFHYRATYLQDWTIAEDVPQGGAALWRLDAAVAGSGVTGDLLAHSIDTAEWLNGPIARVTAATETFVKERMHVETGKKQPVAIDDACMFLAVFKNGSMGTFESTRYARGRKNYNTFELNGEKGSVFFDLEDPQYLQYFKYADPKSGQKVEGHLTGWQKVHVTNSEHPYMDRWWVPGCTIGYEHTFTNALADFLKGLETGQPAQPDFRSALHTQKVCDAVLESAKSGRWVEVGA; this is translated from the coding sequence ATGGCCAAACCACTTCGCATCGGAATGATCGGCTACGGCTTCATGGGTCGCGCGCATTCCAACGCCTATCGACAGGTGAGCAAGTTTTTCCAGCTAGAACGTCAGCCTGTGCTGGCCGCCTGCTGCGCCCGCAACGAACAGAAGATCAAGGACTTCGCCGCGAACTGGGGTTATGAGTCATACGAGACTGATTGGCGCAAGCTCGTCGCGCGCAAAGACATCGACCTGATCGACATCGGCTCGCCAAACAACACGCACCTGGAGATCGCGCTGGCCGCCGCGGCGGCGGGCAAGATGATCCTCTGCGAGAAGCCCCTCGCCATGAATGTGGCCGAGGCCGAGCAAATGGTCGCCGCCATCGAAAAGGCGGGCCTGCCGAACATGGTGTGGTTCAACTATCGCCGCGTCCCAGCCATCTCGCTGGCCCGGCAACTGGTCGACGAGGACCGCATTGGCCGTCCGTTCCACTATCGCGCGACTTACTTGCAAGACTGGACCATCGCAGAAGATGTGCCGCAAGGGGGGGCCGCGCTGTGGCGACTCGATGCCGCCGTCGCCGGTTCTGGCGTGACGGGCGACCTGCTCGCGCATTCGATCGACACCGCCGAATGGCTCAACGGCCCCATTGCGCGGGTCACCGCCGCCACCGAGACTTTCGTCAAAGAGCGGATGCACGTCGAGACGGGCAAGAAGCAACCAGTGGCCATCGACGACGCCTGCATGTTCCTGGCGGTCTTCAAGAACGGCTCGATGGGCACGTTCGAAAGCACCCGCTACGCTCGTGGCCGCAAGAACTACAACACCTTTGAACTAAATGGCGAAAAGGGAAGTGTGTTCTTCGACCTCGAAGATCCGCAGTACTTGCAATACTTCAAATACGCCGATCCCAAGAGTGGGCAAAAAGTCGAAGGACATCTCACCGGCTGGCAGAAGGTGCATGTCACCAACTCCGAGCACCCCTACATGGATCGCTGGTGGGTGCCCGGCTGCACCATTGGCTACGAACACACCTTTACCAACGCGCTGGCCGACTTCCTCAAGGGATTGGAAACCGGCCAGCCAGCCCAGCCCGATTTCCGCTCCGCGCTGCACACGCAGAAAGTTTGCGACGCAGTGCTGGAGAGCGCCAAGAGTGGCCGCTGGGTGGAAGTTGGCGCGTAG
- a CDS encoding aldose 1-epimerase family protein: protein MAANSWKIFDADHGVYPDELKLGPPELGPGCAIHKRTLRGGASAGVDVVEVNNGRLSFGVLPTRGMGLWRAELGSLKLGWNSPAKGPVNPAYVPLWEPSGLGWLAGFDELMCRCGLESNGGPVHGDDGQLKYPLHGKIANTPAHTVSVSVDREAGEIVVEGIVDEARIYHPKLRLISQVRTRIDSPSLTIVDRVINLSAEPAELQLLYHTNFGQPLLDEGARVVAPAKTVVPQTPRAAEGYKTWDSYAGETPGFTEQVYFLELLADANDQTEALLRNAHGNHGVSLRFTRKQLPYFTLWKSTQATEDGYVTGLEPAINLPNDRVYEGKHGRVTKLAPHEERTYQMEIVAHGDAEAVAQAEERIRKLQGSAKPIVFDKPQPGWSVAGG from the coding sequence ATGGCCGCCAATAGCTGGAAGATTTTTGACGCCGACCACGGAGTTTATCCGGATGAACTAAAACTCGGCCCGCCGGAACTGGGGCCGGGCTGCGCGATTCACAAGCGCACTCTGCGCGGCGGCGCCAGCGCCGGGGTCGACGTGGTGGAAGTGAACAACGGCCGCTTGAGCTTTGGCGTGTTGCCTACTCGCGGCATGGGATTGTGGCGGGCCGAGCTAGGCAGCCTGAAGTTGGGTTGGAACTCCCCCGCCAAGGGGCCCGTAAACCCGGCATATGTGCCGCTGTGGGAGCCGAGCGGCTTGGGTTGGCTGGCCGGCTTCGACGAGCTCATGTGCCGCTGCGGCTTGGAATCGAACGGCGGCCCGGTGCATGGCGACGATGGCCAATTGAAATACCCGCTGCATGGAAAGATCGCGAATACGCCGGCGCATACTGTCAGCGTTTCTGTGGATCGCGAGGCGGGAGAGATCGTCGTGGAGGGGATTGTCGACGAGGCGCGGATTTATCATCCGAAGCTGCGGCTGATTTCGCAGGTGCGAACGCGGATCGACTCGCCGAGTTTGACGATTGTCGACCGCGTGATCAATCTGTCGGCTGAGCCGGCCGAGTTGCAACTTTTGTATCACACCAATTTTGGTCAGCCGCTCTTGGATGAAGGCGCCAGGGTGGTGGCCCCGGCCAAGACGGTTGTGCCACAAACGCCACGCGCTGCGGAAGGTTACAAGACTTGGGACAGCTATGCCGGGGAAACACCGGGCTTCACCGAGCAGGTTTACTTTTTGGAGTTATTGGCCGACGCCAACGACCAGACCGAGGCGCTATTGCGCAACGCGCACGGCAACCACGGCGTGAGCCTGCGATTCACCCGCAAACAGTTGCCGTACTTCACTCTTTGGAAGAGCACGCAGGCGACCGAAGATGGCTACGTGACCGGACTCGAACCGGCAATCAATCTGCCAAACGATCGCGTCTATGAAGGCAAGCACGGTCGGGTAACCAAACTCGCGCCACATGAGGAGCGAACCTACCAAATGGAGATCGTCGCCCATGGCGATGCCGAGGCGGTGGCGCAGGCCGAAGAGCGGATACGCAAACTGCAAGGCAGCGCCAAACCGATTGTGTTCGACAAGCCACAGCCGGGCTGGTCGGTCGCGGGCGGGTGA
- a CDS encoding DUF1992 domain-containing protein — MAAEMWTERALQIVAEDKIRAAIERGEFDNLPGLGQPHPICDELYDPLWWIRRKLRQEALTPKLPQ, encoded by the coding sequence ATGGCGGCCGAAATGTGGACCGAGCGGGCGCTGCAGATCGTGGCCGAGGACAAGATTCGCGCGGCGATCGAGCGCGGAGAGTTCGACAACCTGCCTGGCCTTGGCCAGCCGCACCCAATCTGTGATGAACTGTACGATCCCTTGTGGTGGATCCGGCGCAAGCTGAGGCAAGAGGCCCTCACGCCGAAGTTACCGCAGTAG
- the sdhA gene encoding succinate dehydrogenase flavoprotein subunit: MAKQRVMVVGGGLAGLAAAMKLAELGVDVDIMSLTPVKRSHSVCAQGGINSVNSLTRQQGDNEWLHFDDTVYGGDFLQHQPPVKEMCYSGPKIIDLMDRLGVPFNRTPEGFRDQRRFGGTLYKRTAFSGATTGQQLLYALDEQVRRWETAGAIRKFEFWDFLGPIIDDAGVCRGCVGQDLVTMEIRAFPADAVIVGSGGAGLIFGRSTMSMACNGSAASRCFQAGAKYGNPEFVQVHPTAIPGADKLRLMSESARGEGGRVWVPRKPQDNRNPRQIPEAERYYFLEERYPTYGNLVPRDIATREIFNVCTKEGLSVENDRLCVYLDLTHLPRKTLDQKLGGILEIYEKFQGVDPRDAPMKIFPAVHYFMGGLWVDYERAAEGGIKYGSPKNQRTSIPGLYAIGECDYQYHGANRLGANSLLSCIFTGLMIAPTAQAWLKSQAKAASELQPALFDGAVAQQRERHEALLKRTGKGENPYLLHQELGDVMTRSATVVRYNDVLRDAYGKLCELTDRAKHCSVSDTGQWTNQNVVFTKALVDMFPLAKAIVKGALARDECRGAHYKPDFEMPGIDATEPAERRREAESWCDRFDENLRKWLKSTIATVGADGEPTLSYEEVDTSLLPPRPRLYGLVGAEVIEDVWKERQARRAPAGADGNGAKKQGATAATH, from the coding sequence ATGGCAAAGCAGCGCGTGATGGTTGTGGGAGGGGGGCTGGCCGGGTTGGCCGCCGCCATGAAATTGGCCGAACTCGGCGTCGACGTCGATATCATGAGCCTCACCCCGGTGAAGCGCTCGCACAGCGTTTGTGCCCAAGGAGGCATCAACAGCGTCAACAGCTTGACTCGCCAGCAAGGCGACAACGAATGGCTGCATTTCGACGACACTGTCTACGGCGGCGACTTTCTCCAGCATCAGCCGCCGGTTAAGGAGATGTGCTATTCCGGTCCCAAGATCATCGATCTCATGGATCGGTTGGGTGTCCCCTTCAATCGCACGCCAGAAGGTTTTCGCGACCAGCGCCGCTTTGGCGGAACGCTTTACAAGCGCACCGCCTTCTCTGGCGCTACCACCGGACAGCAACTGCTCTACGCGCTCGATGAGCAGGTTCGCCGCTGGGAGACTGCTGGCGCCATTCGCAAGTTCGAGTTTTGGGACTTTCTGGGCCCCATCATCGACGATGCCGGCGTGTGCCGCGGTTGCGTCGGACAAGACTTGGTCACCATGGAGATCCGCGCGTTTCCGGCCGATGCCGTGATCGTCGGATCGGGCGGGGCGGGCTTGATCTTTGGTCGTTCCACCATGTCGATGGCGTGTAACGGTAGCGCGGCCAGTCGCTGTTTTCAGGCGGGCGCCAAGTACGGCAACCCCGAGTTCGTGCAGGTCCATCCCACCGCCATCCCCGGCGCCGACAAACTGCGACTTATGAGCGAGAGCGCTCGCGGCGAAGGGGGCCGTGTTTGGGTGCCGCGCAAGCCGCAGGACAACCGCAATCCCCGGCAAATTCCCGAGGCGGAGCGATACTACTTTCTCGAAGAGCGCTATCCGACCTACGGCAATCTCGTCCCACGCGACATCGCCACGCGCGAAATCTTCAACGTCTGCACCAAGGAAGGCCTGTCGGTCGAAAATGACCGCCTCTGCGTTTATCTCGATCTCACCCACCTGCCGCGCAAAACACTCGATCAAAAGCTCGGCGGCATCCTCGAAATCTACGAGAAGTTCCAAGGCGTCGACCCGCGCGACGCGCCGATGAAAATCTTCCCCGCCGTCCACTACTTCATGGGCGGATTATGGGTGGACTACGAGCGCGCCGCCGAGGGAGGCATCAAGTACGGCTCTCCCAAGAATCAGCGCACCAGCATCCCTGGTCTCTACGCCATTGGCGAATGCGACTATCAGTACCACGGCGCCAATCGGCTCGGCGCCAACAGTCTGCTGAGTTGCATCTTCACCGGCCTGATGATTGCCCCCACCGCCCAAGCGTGGCTCAAGTCGCAGGCCAAGGCGGCGAGCGAACTGCAGCCCGCCCTCTTCGACGGCGCGGTCGCTCAGCAACGCGAGCGCCACGAAGCGCTGCTTAAACGCACCGGCAAAGGCGAAAACCCTTATCTCTTGCACCAAGAGTTGGGCGATGTGATGACCCGCTCGGCCACGGTAGTTCGCTACAACGATGTGCTCCGCGACGCCTACGGCAAGCTGTGCGAATTGACCGATCGAGCCAAGCACTGCTCCGTCTCCGATACGGGCCAGTGGACCAATCAAAACGTCGTGTTCACCAAAGCGCTGGTCGATATGTTTCCCTTGGCCAAGGCGATCGTGAAAGGCGCCTTGGCTCGCGATGAGTGCCGCGGCGCCCACTACAAGCCCGACTTCGAAATGCCCGGCATCGACGCCACGGAACCGGCGGAACGTCGCCGCGAGGCGGAATCCTGGTGCGACCGCTTCGACGAGAACCTCCGCAAATGGCTCAAATCGACCATCGCCACCGTCGGCGCCGATGGCGAGCCGACGCTCTCCTACGAAGAGGTCGACACTTCGCTCCTCCCGCCGCGCCCTCGTCTCTATGGTCTGGTCGGCGCCGAAGTAATTGAAGACGTTTGGAAAGAGCGTCAGGCACGCCGGGCCCCCGCGGGCGCCGACGGCAATGGCGCCAAAAAGCAAGGCGCGACGGCTGCCACGCACTAA
- a CDS encoding sugar phosphate isomerase/epimerase has translation MAKRISIGTWAYSIGPYADKPVPFTEVVSKLHDLKFNGLELGGFGVHPNPDLQKTKEERAQVRELWESRGMGCSGLAADLWSEKLITAKDDSSYMATFQKNVEFCNDLGIEVIRVDTTEDPGVLGQIEGEPAKPERIDYSAALKRVADTWRKCAQHAADHGVRVVWEFEPGFAFNKPSDVFRVLDAVNHDNFMVMYDTCHANMVAGHGSRQPGARETLKGGARELAEKLKGKIGRVHLIDSDGSLHDNHTSTHPPFGEGNLDFDDLMPAIVAAGSPDDWWTIDLCFWPDAWKATAKCKAAIDELNKKYG, from the coding sequence ATGGCAAAACGCATTTCGATTGGCACCTGGGCCTACTCCATCGGGCCTTATGCCGATAAGCCGGTTCCGTTTACCGAGGTGGTGAGCAAGCTGCACGATCTGAAGTTCAATGGGCTCGAACTCGGCGGCTTCGGCGTCCATCCCAATCCCGACCTGCAGAAGACTAAAGAAGAGCGGGCCCAAGTTCGCGAGTTATGGGAGTCGCGCGGGATGGGCTGCAGCGGGTTGGCCGCCGACCTCTGGAGCGAAAAGCTGATCACCGCCAAGGACGATAGTTCGTACATGGCCACGTTTCAAAAGAACGTGGAGTTCTGCAACGATCTGGGCATCGAAGTAATTCGCGTCGACACCACCGAAGACCCCGGCGTGCTAGGACAGATCGAGGGAGAGCCCGCCAAGCCCGAGCGCATCGATTACAGCGCGGCTCTCAAGCGAGTCGCCGACACCTGGCGCAAGTGCGCCCAGCACGCCGCCGACCATGGCGTGCGGGTGGTGTGGGAGTTCGAGCCCGGCTTCGCCTTCAACAAGCCGAGCGACGTGTTCCGCGTGCTCGACGCGGTGAACCACGACAACTTCATGGTCATGTACGACACCTGCCACGCCAACATGGTGGCAGGGCACGGTTCGCGGCAGCCTGGCGCGCGCGAAACGCTCAAGGGAGGCGCCCGTGAGTTAGCGGAAAAGCTCAAAGGCAAGATCGGCCGCGTGCATCTGATCGACTCCGACGGCTCCCTGCATGACAATCACACCAGCACGCACCCGCCGTTCGGCGAGGGCAATTTGGACTTCGACGATCTGATGCCGGCGATTGTCGCCGCTGGCAGCCCCGACGACTGGTGGACGATCGACCTTTGCTTTTGGCCCGACGCCTGGAAGGCGACCGCCAAGTGCAAAGCCGCAATCGACGAGTTGAATAAAAAATATGGTTAA
- the sdhB gene encoding succinate dehydrogenase iron-sulfur subunit, with the protein MSHSHNGNAHDSHGHGGAARDFEVRVLRQDSPGEPSYWERHRVTRELDMNVISVLQRIAAQSETLDGRAVTPVAWDCNCLEEVCGACTMVINGRVRQACTALVDRLLEDEPGQIELRPMTKFPVVRDLVVNRRRLFRALERVRAWNPVDGYYDLGPGPRQSPDEQQLAYSFSQCMSCGCCLDACPQYGKIDVEKREGETDDEHRARENEAYDTGFIGAHAMNQAVLFNSNPTGRMNSAERLEALASPGGVQVCGNAQNCVVVCPKLIPNSTAIGIAGRTTTVYKIKQWFGR; encoded by the coding sequence ATGAGTCATTCGCATAACGGAAACGCTCACGACAGTCATGGTCACGGCGGCGCGGCGCGCGACTTCGAAGTGCGCGTGCTACGGCAAGACAGCCCGGGCGAGCCCAGCTATTGGGAACGGCATCGTGTGACCCGCGAGCTCGATATGAACGTCATTAGCGTGCTGCAGCGGATCGCGGCCCAAAGCGAAACGCTCGATGGTCGCGCGGTTACCCCCGTTGCCTGGGATTGCAATTGCCTGGAAGAAGTCTGCGGCGCCTGTACCATGGTCATCAATGGCCGCGTCCGTCAGGCATGCACCGCTTTGGTCGATCGGCTCCTCGAAGACGAGCCTGGGCAGATCGAACTGCGCCCCATGACCAAATTCCCGGTCGTCCGCGACCTAGTCGTCAACCGTCGTCGTCTGTTCCGGGCACTGGAGCGCGTCCGCGCTTGGAATCCGGTCGACGGCTACTACGACCTGGGGCCTGGACCACGACAATCTCCAGACGAGCAACAACTGGCCTATTCGTTCAGTCAGTGCATGAGTTGTGGTTGTTGCCTCGACGCCTGCCCGCAGTACGGCAAGATCGACGTCGAAAAGCGTGAGGGCGAAACCGACGATGAGCATCGCGCGCGCGAGAACGAAGCCTACGACACCGGCTTCATTGGCGCCCATGCCATGAACCAGGCCGTGCTCTTCAATTCAAATCCCACGGGGCGAATGAATTCCGCGGAGCGGCTTGAGGCGCTCGCCAGCCCGGGTGGAGTCCAGGTCTGCGGCAACGCTCAAAATTGCGTCGTGGTCTGCCCCAAGCTGATTCCTAACAGCACAGCAATCGGCATCGCCGGCCGCACCACAACCGTATACAAAATCAAGCAGTGGTTTGGGCGTTAA
- the dnaE gene encoding DNA polymerase III subunit alpha has product MSNFVHLHCHSHFSLLDGAARIGTLIDRAKELGMNALALTDHGNLHGALEFYTKAKDAGINPVLGYEAYIAPGSRFNKSVDTNGEASYHLTLLAKNRAGFKNLVKLASRGYLEGFYRKPRIDRELLADHSDGLICLSGCVSGEFSRAFLRGGNPDLNLDEAAKIAEWFHGVFGDRYFIEIQNNGLEIQRLAMEGSVDVARRLGIPLVATSDAHYVYQKDAEAQDVLLCINTGRFRTDTNRMRMENDQFYLRAPDEMYGAFPGLADAVARSQEIADSVDIDLELGKRHFPTYTLPPETSAADFLRELVVTGLKESYQGDAERLTPEGELQQEVLARLERELYVINTLGFANYFLIVWDFVRFARERGIPCTARGSGVGSLVSYGLHLSHVCPLRYDLLFERFLDENRKEAPDIDIDFCKDRRGEVIDYVKEKYGAANVAQIGTFGTLAARAAIRDVGRALGLPIPRVDTVVAMVPDQLGITLKQALQKSDDLKKAYDSDGEIRELLDLAKSIEGLARNVGTHAAAVVIADQPLVEYVPLQQVTGKDEIITQWAMGDVERAGLLKMDFLGLRNLTILAKAVDLIEQTTGERVDPYRFPLDDAKSFGVLCRGETKGIFQLESGGIRDLLQRMKPDHFRDIIATNALYRPGPLEGGMVDDYIQVKHGRQQPEYKHPVMREVLEETHGVMVYQEQVMRILSRLGDIELSSSYTCIKAISKKKLPLIAKFREDFVSGATAKGLSKKEAVEVFELIEKFAGYGFNKSHSTAYALIAYMTAYLKAHYSVEFMAALLCGDMDGRNFKKKDSLVEHLEDCRRMEIVVNPPDVNRSQPEFSVADEQIHFGLAAIKGCGRDAATAIFSERQQNGPYRDLFDFCERIDPSQVNRAAIESLIKAGAFDSFGFRRAQCAAVLERALQAGAAKHSDRASGQKGLFDDGDDEPQAAAAAMPDVPEQDPREQLAGEKEVLGFYLSSHPLAEYEEKLRTYCSHTTVEAAALPNRAEVMLGGMIASIKFSHTKNPRPGSTNTKYAMFDLEDAAGIMRTIVWPEDFARFGHLVEADAILCARGVIDKRPGSEEANFIVNELIPIGELDERFTRGVIIRLAEPQHSERHVEQLYEILRGYPGAYALQLMFYLSDGSRVTCECDTLRLELSPEMRSRVESLLGPGNFRLLAAPPKANTRPAVGSTNGYRRQTAKV; this is encoded by the coding sequence ATGAGCAATTTTGTCCATCTGCATTGTCATAGTCATTTCAGCCTGCTCGACGGGGCCGCGCGCATCGGCACGTTGATCGATCGCGCCAAAGAGTTGGGCATGAACGCCTTGGCCCTGACCGATCACGGCAACCTGCACGGGGCGCTGGAGTTTTACACCAAGGCCAAGGACGCTGGCATCAATCCGGTGCTTGGGTACGAGGCCTACATCGCCCCCGGTAGCCGCTTCAACAAGAGCGTCGACACCAACGGCGAGGCGAGCTATCACCTCACACTGTTGGCGAAGAACCGCGCCGGCTTCAAAAACCTGGTCAAGCTCGCCAGCCGCGGCTATCTCGAAGGATTCTATCGCAAGCCGCGCATTGATCGCGAGCTATTGGCCGACCACAGCGACGGATTGATCTGCCTCAGCGGATGCGTCTCGGGCGAGTTCAGCCGGGCATTTCTACGCGGCGGCAATCCCGATCTCAATCTCGACGAAGCCGCCAAAATCGCCGAGTGGTTCCACGGCGTCTTTGGCGATCGCTACTTTATCGAAATCCAAAACAACGGGCTGGAAATCCAGCGATTGGCGATGGAGGGCTCGGTCGATGTCGCCCGCCGACTCGGCATTCCGCTGGTGGCCACCAGCGACGCGCACTACGTCTATCAAAAAGACGCCGAGGCGCAAGACGTGCTGCTGTGCATCAACACCGGTCGCTTTCGCACCGACACCAACCGCATGCGGATGGAGAACGACCAATTTTATCTTCGCGCGCCGGACGAGATGTACGGCGCATTTCCTGGTCTCGCGGACGCCGTAGCCCGCAGTCAGGAGATCGCCGATTCGGTCGACATCGACTTGGAGCTTGGCAAGCGACACTTTCCCACCTATACACTGCCGCCGGAAACATCCGCCGCCGATTTTCTACGCGAATTGGTCGTGACCGGTTTGAAGGAAAGCTATCAGGGAGACGCCGAACGCCTCACACCCGAGGGGGAGTTGCAGCAAGAGGTGCTCGCTCGGCTCGAGCGCGAGTTATATGTGATCAATACGCTCGGCTTTGCCAACTATTTTCTCATTGTTTGGGACTTTGTCCGCTTCGCCCGTGAGCGCGGCATCCCGTGCACGGCGCGCGGATCGGGGGTTGGCTCGCTCGTGTCGTATGGCCTGCACCTGAGCCACGTCTGTCCGCTGCGCTACGATTTGCTGTTTGAGCGATTCCTCGACGAGAACCGCAAAGAGGCGCCCGATATCGACATCGACTTCTGCAAGGATCGGCGCGGCGAGGTCATCGACTACGTCAAGGAAAAGTACGGCGCCGCCAACGTGGCGCAGATCGGCACCTTTGGCACACTTGCGGCGCGCGCGGCGATTCGCGATGTGGGCCGCGCCCTGGGGCTGCCGATTCCGCGTGTCGACACCGTGGTGGCCATGGTGCCCGACCAACTCGGCATCACGCTCAAACAAGCGCTGCAAAAGAGCGACGACTTGAAGAAGGCCTACGACAGCGACGGCGAGATCCGCGAACTGCTCGATCTGGCAAAATCGATCGAGGGGCTCGCCCGCAACGTCGGCACGCACGCGGCGGCGGTCGTCATCGCCGATCAACCGCTGGTCGAATACGTGCCGCTACAGCAAGTGACAGGCAAGGACGAAATCATCACCCAATGGGCCATGGGCGATGTGGAGCGCGCCGGCCTGTTGAAGATGGACTTTCTCGGCCTGCGCAACCTCACCATCCTGGCCAAGGCGGTCGACTTGATCGAGCAAACCACCGGCGAGCGCGTCGACCCGTATCGCTTTCCGCTCGACGACGCCAAAAGCTTTGGCGTGCTTTGCCGCGGCGAAACCAAGGGCATCTTTCAGCTCGAAAGCGGCGGCATCCGTGATCTGTTGCAGCGGATGAAACCCGACCATTTTCGCGACATCATCGCCACCAACGCGCTGTATCGCCCCGGCCCGCTAGAAGGGGGGATGGTCGACGACTACATCCAGGTCAAGCACGGCCGGCAACAGCCGGAGTACAAGCATCCGGTGATGCGCGAAGTGCTCGAAGAGACGCACGGCGTGATGGTGTATCAAGAGCAGGTGATGCGGATACTCAGTCGCCTGGGGGACATTGAGCTTTCCAGTTCCTACACCTGCATCAAGGCGATCAGCAAGAAAAAGCTGCCGCTCATCGCCAAGTTCCGCGAGGACTTTGTCAGCGGCGCCACCGCCAAGGGACTCTCCAAAAAGGAAGCGGTCGAGGTCTTTGAGCTGATCGAAAAGTTCGCCGGTTACGGCTTCAACAAGAGTCACTCTACCGCCTACGCGCTCATTGCCTACATGACCGCCTACCTCAAGGCGCATTATTCCGTCGAGTTCATGGCGGCCTTGCTCTGCGGCGACATGGATGGCCGCAACTTCAAGAAGAAAGACTCGCTCGTCGAGCATCTCGAAGACTGCCGCCGCATGGAGATCGTCGTTAACCCGCCTGATGTCAACCGTTCGCAGCCCGAGTTCAGCGTGGCCGACGAGCAAATCCACTTTGGCCTGGCCGCCATCAAGGGGTGCGGGCGCGACGCCGCCACGGCGATCTTTAGCGAACGCCAACAAAACGGCCCGTACCGCGACCTCTTCGACTTCTGCGAGCGCATTGATCCCAGCCAGGTGAACCGCGCCGCCATTGAATCGCTCATTAAGGCGGGCGCCTTCGATTCGTTTGGCTTTCGCCGCGCCCAGTGCGCCGCGGTGCTCGAGCGAGCATTGCAGGCCGGAGCGGCCAAGCACTCGGATCGCGCCAGCGGTCAAAAGGGGCTGTTCGACGATGGCGACGACGAGCCACAAGCGGCAGCCGCAGCCATGCCCGACGTGCCCGAGCAAGACCCGCGCGAGCAACTAGCGGGCGAAAAGGAAGTGCTCGGGTTTTACCTCTCCAGCCACCCACTGGCCGAATACGAGGAGAAGCTACGCACGTATTGCTCGCATACAACGGTCGAGGCCGCGGCGCTCCCCAACCGCGCCGAGGTGATGCTCGGCGGCATGATCGCCTCGATCAAGTTTTCGCACACCAAGAATCCTCGTCCGGGCAGCACCAACACCAAATACGCGATGTTTGACCTGGAAGACGCCGCCGGCATCATGCGCACGATCGTTTGGCCCGAGGACTTTGCCCGTTTTGGCCACTTGGTCGAAGCCGATGCCATCCTTTGCGCGCGGGGAGTGATCGACAAGCGCCCCGGCAGCGAGGAGGCCAACTTTATCGTCAATGAGCTGATTCCGATTGGCGAGTTGGACGAACGCTTTACGCGCGGCGTCATCATTCGTCTCGCCGAGCCGCAGCACAGCGAGCGACATGTGGAACAGCTTTACGAAATCCTGCGGGGTTATCCCGGCGCGTACGCCTTGCAACTTATGTTCTATTTAAGCGACGGCAGCCGAGTGACTTGCGAATGCGACACGCTGCGGCTGGAGCTCAGTCCCGAGATGCGGTCTCGCGTGGAGAGCTTGCTCGGCCCCGGCAACTTCCGCTTGCTCGCCGCGCCGCCGAAGGCAAACACACGTCCCGCAGTCGGTTCGACCAACGGCTATCGCCGACAAACGGCGAAGGTCTAG
- a CDS encoding succinate dehydrogenase cytochrome b558 subunit yields the protein METLQTGALFGRNDFLLRRLHSLTGLVPVGAYMVVHLATNATVIDGPRSFQSRVDMIHSLGWFLPFVEWTFIFLPLLFHAFFGVILIRSGQQNVSNYPYQGNVRYFLQRLTAWIALAFIFWHVFEMHGWIKPAAEQFGGARFRHLYATSSAAGVIQSSPVLEIFYLVGVLACVYHLANGTWTAGITWGLWSTAAAQRRANWVCLAIGVLVAGLGLSALVGIKRVNVEQAFQVEQQINAQKVASGEITQHEADEIPDLPQLKSQNGAESQAEQAASATQSDES from the coding sequence GTGGAGACCCTTCAGACGGGCGCCCTCTTCGGTCGCAACGACTTTCTGCTGCGGCGTTTGCATTCGCTCACCGGCTTGGTGCCGGTCGGCGCCTATATGGTGGTCCATCTGGCCACCAACGCCACCGTCATCGACGGCCCGCGCAGCTTCCAAAGCCGCGTCGACATGATCCACAGCCTCGGCTGGTTTCTACCGTTTGTCGAGTGGACCTTCATTTTTTTGCCACTGTTGTTCCACGCGTTTTTCGGCGTGATTCTGATTCGCTCGGGTCAGCAAAACGTCAGCAATTATCCGTACCAAGGCAATGTCCGCTACTTTTTGCAGCGACTTACCGCCTGGATCGCGCTGGCCTTTATTTTCTGGCATGTGTTTGAGATGCACGGCTGGATCAAGCCGGCGGCGGAACAGTTTGGCGGCGCCAGATTTCGCCATCTTTACGCAACTAGCTCAGCGGCCGGCGTGATTCAATCCAGTCCGGTGCTCGAAATCTTCTACCTTGTCGGCGTGCTCGCCTGTGTCTACCACCTGGCCAATGGAACCTGGACGGCCGGCATTACCTGGGGATTGTGGTCCACGGCTGCGGCCCAGCGCCGCGCCAATTGGGTTTGTCTGGCAATTGGTGTGCTGGTAGCTGGACTTGGGCTCTCGGCGCTAGTCGGCATCAAGCGGGTCAACGTCGAGCAGGCGTTCCAGGTCGAACAGCAGATCAACGCGCAGAAAGTCGCCAGCGGCGAGATCACGCAGCACGAAGCGGATGAAATCCCCGATCTGCCGCAGCTTAAATCGCAAAACGGCGCTGAGTCGCAGGCCGAGCAAGCGGCCAGCGCAACCCAAAGCGACGAGTCGTAA